The proteins below come from a single Bacteroidota bacterium genomic window:
- a CDS encoding TonB-dependent receptor, which produces MMVNKTFFAILLFISSWVNVFAQSDTIDISGVEVQAGRASIVWSGASRVVEVITRKEIETMPVSNLNDLLKYALNADIRKRGTGDVQADISIRGSSFEQVLVLLNGVSMNDPQTGHHKLDIPVDLADIERIEILQGSGSRIFGPNAFAGVINIITGHSAGPNIHTDLSYGSFETLLGTIASSFSIGKSNHYISLSGNSSDGFIANTDYATAKAYYRGDIAVNNGKLGVSAGWMNKEFGARGFYSPKYPDQYEATRTEMGSIDFSYGKRFKIEPKVSWRRHHDRFELFRNEAPSWYRNHNYHMSDVIDAGLNLSYQSRAGISSVGLEYSYEHIFSNVLGVLLDDTLSVPQESKGFFNRSDARKNVDIFIGHDLSIHRFSASLGVLLYWSDAFGYNYYPGIDLSLRVGKNSRVYASVNKSLRLPSFTELYYKGPVNIGNSELKPEESWSCETGVKYAEKLIKAHASVFYRYSFNLIDWIQTPGEKIWHTENLTRINTWGVEASLDFDFDKICDENCLVERLHASYSYLDMNKNSGDFISYYVLDYLRHNLGITANIRLMKDLSVALGGRYYSREGSYISFPSGLESSWKPVFLADAGLKWNLNPIEFKVDANNIFNTEYFDYGNISMPGFNINFGLVCNIGLKK; this is translated from the coding sequence ATGATGGTGAATAAAACTTTTTTTGCAATCCTGCTTTTTATAAGCTCATGGGTGAACGTGTTTGCCCAGTCAGATACCATTGATATCAGTGGCGTTGAAGTTCAGGCCGGTCGTGCTTCCATTGTATGGTCGGGCGCTTCAAGGGTGGTGGAAGTTATTACCCGCAAAGAAATTGAGACCATGCCGGTCAGCAATCTCAATGATTTATTAAAATATGCGCTGAACGCGGATATTCGTAAGCGTGGTACCGGCGATGTGCAGGCAGATATCAGCATTCGCGGCAGCTCCTTTGAACAGGTTTTGGTGCTTCTGAATGGCGTCAGTATGAATGATCCGCAAACAGGACATCACAAACTTGATATCCCGGTTGACCTTGCCGATATTGAACGAATTGAGATATTACAGGGTTCGGGTAGCCGGATTTTCGGACCCAATGCCTTTGCCGGTGTTATCAATATCATTACCGGTCATAGTGCCGGACCCAATATTCATACTGACTTGTCTTATGGGAGTTTCGAAACGCTGCTGGGAACGATTGCTTCATCTTTCAGCATAGGAAAATCAAATCATTATATCAGTCTTTCGGGTAACAGCAGTGATGGATTTATTGCGAATACTGATTATGCAACAGCCAAAGCCTATTATCGTGGTGACATTGCCGTGAATAATGGAAAATTAGGTGTTTCGGCGGGCTGGATGAATAAGGAATTTGGCGCACGCGGATTTTACAGCCCCAAATATCCCGATCAATATGAAGCTACCCGAACAGAAATGGGCAGCATTGATTTTTCATATGGTAAACGATTCAAGATTGAGCCTAAAGTGTCGTGGCGCCGTCATCACGACCGCTTTGAATTGTTTCGTAATGAAGCGCCATCATGGTATCGCAATCATAATTATCATATGTCTGATGTTATTGATGCCGGACTTAATCTTTCGTACCAATCGCGGGCAGGCATCAGCAGTGTTGGATTAGAGTATTCCTATGAACATATTTTCAGTAATGTTTTAGGCGTTTTGCTTGATGATACACTCAGCGTACCTCAGGAATCAAAAGGCTTTTTTAATCGTAGTGATGCACGAAAAAATGTTGACATTTTTATTGGGCACGACCTCAGCATTCATCGCTTTTCGGCATCTTTAGGAGTCCTTTTATATTGGAGTGATGCCTTTGGATACAACTACTATCCGGGAATTGATTTGAGTTTACGGGTAGGAAAAAATTCGCGTGTTTATGCTTCGGTTAATAAATCACTTCGACTCCCGTCATTTACTGAATTGTATTATAAAGGGCCTGTAAATATTGGCAATAGCGAGCTTAAACCCGAAGAATCGTGGTCGTGCGAAACGGGCGTCAAATACGCTGAAAAGTTGATAAAGGCGCATGCATCCGTATTCTATCGTTATAGCTTTAACCTTATAGATTGGATACAAACGCCGGGCGAAAAAATATGGCATACTGAAAACCTCACTCGCATCAATACCTGGGGTGTTGAAGCGTCGTTGGATTTTGATTTTGATAAAATATGTGATGAGAATTGTTTGGTGGAACGGCTTCATGCTTCATATTCCTATCTTGATATGAATAAAAATAGCGGGGATTTTATTTCATATTACGTTTTGGATTACCTGCGTCATAACCTTGGAATTACGGCGAACATTCGGCTGATGAAAGATCTGAGCGTGGCACTTGGCGGGCGATATTATTCCCGCGAAGGTTCTTATATTTCTTTTCCTTCAGGACTGGAATCTTCATGGAAGCCTGTGTTTCTGGCTGATGCCGGACTTAAATGGAATTTGAATCCAATTGAATTTAAAGTGGATGCAAACAATATTTTTAATACGGAGTATTTTGATTACGGAAATATTTCAATGCCCGGTTTTAATATTAATTTCGGTTTAGTGTGCAACATAGGATTAAAGAAATAA
- a CDS encoding MlaD family protein translates to MAFKIKREVKIAVIFIITLGLFYWGFNFLKGKNLLRKERTFYAIYNQVNGLSEANPVLVNGYKVGQVKDINFMPDGSGRIVVEFIVTNNDVRIPGNSVANLFSSDILGSRAIEIKLGNSTVAALNGDTLNTLVQSSLGEEVSLQMKPIKQKFENVMLSIDSVLVIIRSVFNEETRANLTLSFESIKFTIQNLEHTTFNIDTLVTTQRVKLSAIIGNVESITSNIRKNNDKISNIIVNFSNISDTIAKANIAQTLENTNKSLQSFSTIIEKINRGEGSLGMLVNNDSLYKNLQGTSSQLNELVEDIKLNPQRYLNFSVFGKGGKKNKYTPPKK, encoded by the coding sequence ATGGCATTTAAAATCAAACGGGAAGTTAAGATAGCGGTGATATTTATTATCACACTCGGTCTGTTTTACTGGGGTTTTAATTTTCTGAAAGGCAAGAATTTACTACGGAAGGAACGAACATTTTACGCAATTTACAATCAGGTGAATGGCCTTTCCGAAGCAAATCCGGTGCTCGTAAACGGATATAAAGTCGGTCAGGTTAAGGATATCAATTTTATGCCCGATGGTTCAGGGCGCATCGTTGTTGAGTTTATTGTAACCAATAATGATGTTCGCATTCCGGGCAATTCTGTGGCTAATTTGTTTTCCTCCGATATTCTTGGTTCACGCGCTATCGAAATTAAGCTCGGCAATTCTACCGTGGCTGCACTCAACGGCGATACACTGAATACGCTGGTGCAGTCATCATTGGGCGAGGAGGTGAGTTTACAGATGAAGCCCATCAAGCAGAAGTTTGAAAACGTTATGCTGTCAATCGATTCTGTACTTGTGATTATCCGCAGTGTATTCAATGAAGAAACCAGAGCCAACCTGACACTGAGTTTTGAAAGTATTAAATTCACTATTCAGAATCTGGAACACACGACTTTTAACATAGATACGCTTGTTACAACTCAAAGAGTAAAGTTGTCTGCGATTATCGGCAATGTTGAATCCATTACTTCCAATATTCGGAAAAACAATGATAAAATAAGTAACATCATTGTAAATTTTTCTAACATAAGCGATACCATCGCAAAAGCAAATATTGCGCAAACGCTTGAAAATACTAACAAATCATTGCAGTCTTTTTCGACTATCATCGAGAAAATAAATCGTGGTGAAGGGAGTTTGGGAATGCTTGTGAATAATGACAGCTTGTATAAAAACCTGCAGGGAACCTCATCTCAACTCAACGAACTTGTTGAAGACATCAAGCTGAATCCTCAGCGATACCTGAATTTTTCGGTATTCGGCAAAGGCGGTAAAAAGAATAAATATACTCCGCCCAAAAAGTAA
- a CDS encoding SDR family NAD(P)-dependent oxidoreductase, whose protein sequence is MRTVFITGATSGIGEATARNFAADGNRLIICGRRKDRLETLATQLRNEFGIDILPLVFDISSLAETRDAIENVPDSWKEVDVLINNAGLAAGLNLLHEGEIDDWERMIDTNIKGLLYVTRLIAPGMIARRRGHIINLGSIAGREVYARGNVYCATKHAVDGLTQAMRIDFVPFGIKVTQVAPGAVETEFALVRLNGDAVAAQKIYAGYEPLHAHDIAGIILYIANLPAHVNVNDILITPVAQANNHNFFKNGI, encoded by the coding sequence ATGAGAACAGTTTTTATCACAGGCGCTACGAGTGGAATTGGAGAAGCTACAGCGCGGAATTTCGCGGCTGACGGAAATCGCCTGATTATATGCGGCCGTCGTAAAGACCGGCTTGAAACATTGGCAACTCAGCTAAGGAATGAATTTGGAATTGATATACTGCCTCTTGTTTTTGATATTTCTTCTCTTGCCGAAACCCGCGATGCTATTGAAAATGTCCCGGATTCGTGGAAAGAAGTGGATGTTCTTATAAATAATGCCGGTCTTGCCGCCGGATTGAACTTGTTGCACGAAGGCGAAATTGATGACTGGGAACGTATGATTGACACCAACATCAAAGGACTTTTGTATGTAACCCGACTTATTGCTCCCGGAATGATTGCTAGACGACGCGGACACATTATTAACCTCGGTTCCATTGCCGGCAGGGAAGTATATGCCCGTGGCAATGTTTACTGCGCCACAAAGCATGCTGTTGATGGGCTTACTCAGGCAATGCGCATTGATTTCGTTCCTTTCGGTATAAAAGTTACGCAGGTTGCTCCGGGCGCTGTTGAAACGGAGTTCGCCCTGGTACGCCTGAACGGCGATGCGGTTGCTGCCCAAAAAATTTATGCCGGTTATGAACCTTTGCATGCTCATGATATTGCCGGAATTATTCTTTATATCGCCAATTTGCCTGCGCATGTTAATGTGAATGACATTTTGATAACGCCTGTAGCTCAGGCAAATAATCATAACTTTTTTAAAAATGGAATTTAG
- a CDS encoding N-acetylmuramoyl-L-alanine amidase, producing MKRIVLFFVVMSLGILFSFRAEKPKGIVIRKVVIDAGHGGHDPGALGKSAKEKDVALAIALKLGNFIKTNFPEIEVIYTRKTDVFVELYNRAKIANESHANLFISIHCNSAKTTTVSGTETWVMGLNKSAANLDVAKKENSSILLESNYTAQYDGFDPNSPEANIIFSLFQNAYLDQSLEFATKIQKQFTERAGRGSRGVKQAGFLVLYKTTMPGVLVETGFISNPAEEAFLTSESGQSVIASAIYRAFKQYKDMVDGNHGAEQDSGTEEPQVQDTPPQDTVVVHTDKPVKHDASAQEIFFRVQFATSSKQKPLNSPDFKGLSEIKMYVQNNVFKYTSGNFTTLEDAVKQQAEVQNKGFKDAFVVAFLNEERISPSEAVKLLSQQKK from the coding sequence ATGAAACGCATTGTCTTATTTTTTGTTGTAATGAGTCTTGGTATTTTGTTTTCTTTTCGTGCTGAAAAGCCTAAAGGAATTGTGATACGGAAGGTTGTGATTGATGCCGGACATGGTGGTCACGATCCCGGTGCACTAGGTAAATCAGCTAAAGAAAAGGATGTTGCCCTGGCCATCGCCCTGAAGCTTGGTAATTTTATCAAGACAAATTTTCCTGAAATTGAAGTAATTTATACCCGCAAAACGGATGTTTTTGTGGAGCTGTATAACCGGGCAAAAATCGCTAATGAAAGCCACGCCAATCTTTTTATCTCTATCCATTGCAATTCAGCAAAAACAACAACGGTCTCCGGTACAGAAACGTGGGTAATGGGACTGAATAAAAGCGCTGCCAATCTTGATGTTGCTAAAAAGGAGAACAGTTCAATCTTACTTGAAAGCAATTATACCGCTCAATACGACGGTTTTGATCCAAACTCCCCTGAGGCGAATATTATTTTTAGTCTGTTTCAGAATGCCTACCTGGATCAGAGCCTGGAGTTTGCAACGAAAATTCAAAAGCAATTTACAGAACGGGCGGGAAGGGGAAGCCGGGGCGTTAAGCAGGCCGGATTTTTAGTGCTTTATAAAACCACGATGCCGGGTGTTCTCGTCGAAACTGGCTTTATCAGCAATCCTGCCGAAGAGGCTTTTCTGACTTCTGAGAGCGGACAATCAGTCATTGCTTCGGCTATCTATCGTGCATTTAAGCAATACAAAGATATGGTTGACGGCAATCATGGAGCCGAACAGGATAGTGGGACTGAGGAACCACAGGTTCAGGATACACCTCCCCAAGACACGGTGGTGGTACATACCGATAAACCGGTGAAACATGATGCCTCTGCACAGGAAATATTTTTTAGAGTTCAGTTTGCTACATCCTCTAAACAGAAACCCTTGAATTCGCCTGATTTTAAAGGTCTTTCAGAAATAAAAATGTATGTGCAGAACAATGTATTCAAATATACTTCCGGCAATTTTACAACACTTGAAGATGCTGTGAAGCAACAGGCAGAAGTTCAGAATAAAGGCTTCAAAGATGCCTTTGTTGTGGCCTTTCTGAACGAAGAACGCATTTCTCCGTCTGAAGCGGTTAAGCTGCTTTCACAACAAAAAAAATAG
- a CDS encoding AIR synthase-related protein: MKKNKTIVNPTKDLPTLTSEETELVKSLLHREPNSAETCVYATLWQECISFKNSIYHVKRFPVEGPQTLIRPGNKSTGFIDLGEGLASTVSIRTTDKIPYATNAYSGFWINGAKEILQIRRLRLGTIKSKSAQAQLKNCIDINGETNEFHADYEFQFDQFHERIPMQNVLSVGLARANNVLTNIAHGVGNSLYFAYTSDDVSKLKSAINEIIKTGAATGIMSVNDGGIIHTAAIMAANGSCGISIHTEKISDFQTETDAIERLINKQNEAVLLVCEKDRETEIELLFKFWELNYAQIGQLCSGEQLTIYTHGKEIVNIPAVSIVAGRGAPVYRKESKEPEYHLKSRKFNIDSVPQPGDLRPVVRLLLGHPDICSHLNQELPHTVNPASDTVHYQIPDSGKTLIASLCCNPRYVYTDPRIGTEITVAEAARRIVCRGGQPQAIACSLNFGDIQDAAKFWQYVQSTKGLNNACRKFNLVVNESKVNFCSSAETETELQPVFPEAVIGMMGIIDDKSGRLEAGFKNKGDVIFLIGESRNDINSSQYLNTFHRVILSPPPYFNPDKEFILQHHVHSLIQSRLINSAQSISTGGLFTALVKSGFQRDLGFDITTDSEIREDAFLFGEAQSRVAVTVDADNESDFIDYMFNAKIQATLLGHVTKGAVRVDDISFGTIKDMKDAWHRTFEMNSEASGKL; encoded by the coding sequence ATGAAAAAAAATAAGACAATAGTCAACCCAACAAAAGATTTGCCGACACTGACATCCGAAGAAACGGAACTGGTAAAGTCATTACTTCATCGTGAGCCCAATTCCGCCGAAACATGCGTGTATGCCACATTGTGGCAAGAGTGTATTTCCTTTAAAAATTCTATTTACCATGTTAAAAGATTCCCGGTCGAAGGACCTCAGACGTTGATAAGGCCGGGAAATAAAAGCACCGGTTTTATTGACCTTGGCGAAGGACTTGCAAGCACGGTGAGCATCAGAACTACAGATAAAATCCCATATGCAACGAATGCTTATTCGGGATTCTGGATAAACGGAGCAAAAGAAATTCTACAAATCCGCAGGTTGAGATTAGGCACAATAAAATCCAAATCCGCACAGGCGCAGCTAAAAAATTGCATTGACATCAATGGGGAAACTAATGAGTTTCATGCTGATTACGAATTTCAATTTGATCAGTTCCATGAGCGTATACCCATGCAAAACGTGCTGTCGGTGGGGCTTGCGCGCGCCAACAACGTGCTGACCAACATTGCTCATGGTGTTGGCAATTCTCTGTATTTTGCCTATACCTCCGACGATGTTTCAAAATTGAAGAGTGCAATCAACGAGATAATTAAAACCGGAGCCGCCACCGGCATCATGTCAGTAAACGATGGCGGCATTATTCATACAGCCGCAATTATGGCAGCAAACGGAAGCTGTGGTATAAGCATTCACACAGAGAAAATTTCCGACTTCCAGACAGAAACAGATGCTATTGAACGGCTTATTAACAAACAAAATGAGGCAGTGTTGCTTGTTTGCGAAAAAGACCGTGAAACTGAAATTGAACTGCTATTTAAATTCTGGGAATTGAATTATGCTCAAATCGGTCAGCTGTGTTCGGGAGAGCAACTCACAATTTACACACATGGGAAAGAGATTGTGAATATCCCGGCGGTATCAATAGTTGCAGGGCGTGGCGCCCCCGTTTACCGGAAAGAATCCAAAGAACCCGAATACCATCTGAAATCGCGCAAATTTAATATTGATTCCGTTCCCCAGCCCGGCGATCTCAGACCGGTTGTCAGGTTGTTGTTGGGACATCCTGATATTTGTTCGCATCTGAATCAGGAGCTCCCGCATACTGTTAATCCGGCATCAGACACCGTTCACTATCAAATCCCCGATTCGGGAAAAACACTTATAGCAAGCCTTTGCTGCAATCCACGTTATGTTTATACCGATCCGCGCATTGGAACAGAAATCACAGTTGCAGAAGCAGCAAGAAGAATTGTATGCAGGGGTGGCCAACCGCAGGCTATTGCCTGCAGCCTGAACTTTGGAGATATTCAGGACGCTGCAAAATTCTGGCAATATGTGCAATCAACCAAAGGGTTGAATAATGCCTGTCGTAAATTCAACCTTGTAGTTAATGAAAGTAAGGTTAACTTTTGCAGCTCAGCAGAAACGGAGACAGAATTACAACCGGTTTTTCCAGAAGCCGTGATTGGTATGATGGGAATAATTGACGATAAATCGGGCAGACTTGAGGCCGGTTTTAAAAATAAAGGCGACGTAATTTTCTTAATAGGCGAATCGAGAAACGATATAAATTCTTCGCAATACCTAAATACCTTCCACAGAGTAATTTTATCACCTCCGCCCTATTTCAATCCCGATAAGGAATTCATTTTGCAGCATCATGTGCACAGCCTGATCCAAAGTCGTTTAATCAATTCCGCACAGAGTATTTCTACAGGCGGCTTATTCACTGCACTTGTAAAAAGCGGATTTCAGCGCGACCTCGGTTTTGATATTACAACCGATTCCGAGATTCGCGAAGATGCATTTCTGTTTGGAGAAGCACAGAGCCGCGTAGCCGTAACAGTTGATGCCGACAATGAATCGGACTTCATTGATTATATGTTCAACGCGAAGATTCAGGCAACACTGCTGGGTCATGTTACCAAAGGTGCCGTAAGGGTTGACGACATTTCATTCGGGACAATCAAAGACATGAAAGATGCATGGCACCGAACATTTGAAATGAATTCGGAAGCCTCAGGGAAATTATAG
- a CDS encoding long-chain fatty acid--CoA ligase gives MEDNITRIFDLLPRYLKNFPKEDVFAGKEDGEWIRYSTRSYVEISNYISYGLLALGVRKGDKIATITYNRPEWNFLDMGIQQVGAIHVPVYPTISEADYKYILTHAEVTYVFVAGEDMFRKIENILPGIPTLKDIYTFKNLHGFKHLNELIRLGWQNQVKDKLEQIKDSIGTHDVATMIYTSGTTGIPKGVMLSHANIISNFLAVSPIPPVGSEGKALSYLPLCHIYERMLNYMYQYLGISVYYAENMGTIADNIKEIHADILATVPRLLEKIFDRIINKGRKLPKVKRKLFFWAVDLGLRYEPNGKNGWWYGFQLGIANMLVFKKWREALGNNIKVIVSGGAALQPRLSRIFWAAKIPVLEGYGLTETSPVIAVGNFAKKADYFGTVGPILPGVEVKIAPDGEVLCKGPNIMLGYYKDEELTRSIIDNEGWFHTGDIGIVTPQGNLKLTGRKKEIFKTSFGKYINPGQIEDKFKESTLIDNIIVLGENEKFAAALIVPDFSDLKAWCDNKGIEYTTNTEMITHPLVKKKFQRVVDYYNGSFGETEQIKRYEVMDNEWSTFTGELTPTLKLKRNYVVKKYEDVIHKMFSNGNGII, from the coding sequence ATGGAGGATAATATCACACGAATTTTTGATCTGCTGCCGCGTTATCTTAAAAATTTCCCCAAAGAAGATGTTTTTGCCGGAAAGGAAGATGGTGAGTGGATACGTTACAGCACCCGGTCATACGTTGAAATTTCGAATTATATCAGTTACGGGCTTCTGGCACTCGGTGTTCGCAAGGGTGATAAAATAGCTACAATTACCTATAACCGACCCGAATGGAATTTCCTTGATATGGGCATTCAGCAGGTGGGCGCGATACACGTTCCGGTGTACCCGACTATCAGCGAAGCAGATTATAAATATATTCTTACTCACGCTGAGGTTACCTATGTTTTCGTTGCGGGCGAAGATATGTTTCGGAAAATTGAAAATATTCTGCCCGGAATTCCAACGCTTAAAGATATCTACACATTTAAAAATCTACATGGGTTCAAACACCTGAATGAGTTGATACGCTTAGGTTGGCAAAATCAGGTAAAAGACAAGCTGGAGCAGATAAAGGATAGCATTGGCACGCATGATGTTGCCACCATGATTTATACTTCGGGAACAACCGGAATACCAAAAGGAGTGATGCTTTCGCACGCGAATATCATCAGTAATTTTTTAGCTGTTTCACCTATTCCGCCCGTCGGTTCTGAAGGGAAAGCGCTCAGCTATTTGCCGCTCTGCCACATTTATGAACGCATGTTAAACTACATGTATCAGTACCTGGGCATTTCTGTTTATTATGCGGAAAATATGGGTACCATTGCCGATAATATTAAAGAAATTCATGCCGATATATTGGCTACAGTTCCGCGATTGCTGGAGAAGATTTTCGACCGCATTATCAATAAAGGCAGAAAGCTGCCGAAGGTAAAAAGGAAATTGTTTTTCTGGGCTGTTGACCTTGGGTTGCGCTATGAGCCAAATGGTAAGAACGGTTGGTGGTACGGCTTTCAGTTGGGAATTGCGAATATGCTTGTATTTAAAAAATGGCGCGAGGCGCTGGGTAATAATATCAAAGTAATTGTTTCGGGCGGCGCGGCACTACAGCCCAGGCTGTCACGGATTTTCTGGGCGGCTAAAATTCCGGTACTCGAAGGATACGGATTAACAGAAACCTCGCCGGTAATCGCTGTCGGCAATTTTGCAAAAAAAGCAGATTACTTTGGTACCGTCGGACCCATTTTGCCCGGTGTTGAAGTGAAAATTGCTCCCGATGGAGAGGTGCTTTGTAAAGGACCGAATATTATGCTTGGCTATTACAAAGACGAGGAACTCACTCGCAGCATTATTGATAACGAGGGTTGGTTCCATACCGGCGATATCGGTATTGTTACTCCTCAGGGAAATCTGAAACTGACAGGAAGAAAAAAAGAGATTTTTAAAACATCGTTTGGAAAATACATCAATCCCGGGCAAATCGAAGATAAATTCAAAGAGTCGACACTCATTGATAATATTATAGTGCTGGGCGAAAACGAGAAATTCGCGGCAGCACTTATTGTGCCCGATTTCAGTGACTTGAAAGCCTGGTGCGATAACAAAGGTATTGAATATACTACCAATACCGAGATGATTACGCATCCGTTGGTTAAGAAGAAATTTCAACGTGTCGTGGATTATTACAACGGCTCATTCGGTGAGACTGAACAGATAAAACGCTATGAAGTGATGGACAACGAATGGTCAACGTTTACCGGCGAGCTTACACCGACTTTAAAATTGAAACGAAATTACGTCGTTAAAAAATACGAAGATGTGATTCATAAAATGTTTTCAAATGGCAATGGAATAATTTAA